In Silene latifolia isolate original U9 population chromosome 3, ASM4854445v1, whole genome shotgun sequence, a single window of DNA contains:
- the LOC141649646 gene encoding uncharacterized protein LOC141649646, whose product MATTSGYVYKLIFTTIRTGKGKIEWFKFPGMHEKNNIDVCCLILASMNSELQKQYENMDSAFDMINNLKAMFQEQARTERYNIVKAIFDCKMGDKDPVSPHVMKLISYFDNLERLDAGISQQLATDIILQSLPPVYKDFVLNYNLHDLQRSL is encoded by the exons ATGGCAACTACCTctgg ATATGTCTACAAACTCATTTTCACTACGATCCGTACTGGAAAAGGAAAAATTGAATGGTTTAAATTTCCTGGAATG CACGAAAAGAACAACATTGATGTCTGCTGTCTCATACTAGCTTCCATGAATTCTGAGCTTCAAAAGCAATATGAAAACATGGATTCTGCATTTGATATGATCAATAACCTGAAAGCGATGTTTCAGGAGCAAGCTAGAACTGAGAGATATAATATTGTCAAGGCAATATTTGATTGCAAGATGGGTGATAAAGACCCAGTCAGCCCGCATGTGATGAAGCTGATAAGTTATTTTGATAACTTAGAGAGGCTAGATGCTGGGATAAGCCAACAGTTGGCGACAGATATTATACTTCAGTCTCTACCACCTGTCTATAAAGATTTTGTGTTGAACTATAACCTGCATGATCTGCAGAGATCACTGTAG